A single genomic interval of Corylus avellana chromosome ca10, CavTom2PMs-1.0 harbors:
- the LOC132164801 gene encoding protein PATRONUS 1-like, giving the protein MATRFTPGQLIIPNENLDVHHKKDVDGKTKGLKTAIKKGGVGLGGRRALNDITNKASLHYEESSRKKDVPKEELNVAEEMFLHDHKKCIEAQKSAMDTFYLDMVLPGHDSLSTAEHQESKQAKTDPDSPRCYPEAVELPISEFADWLASSKEWTSPPCSPIRWDSPPSSPFAWESEAVEFILKQEIGV; this is encoded by the exons ATGGCAACCCGTTTCACTCCGGGGCAGCTAATCATTCCAAATGAAAATTTGGATGTCCACCACAAAA AGGATGTTGATGGTAAAACAAAGGGTTTGAAAACAGCTATAAAGAAAGGTGGAGTAGGGCTTGGAGGTCGTAGGGCTCTTAATGACATCACAAACAAAGCATCCCTTCATTATGAAGAATCCTCGAGGAAAAAGGATGTACCAAAAGAGGAACTCAATGTAGCTGAGGAAATGTTTTTGCATGATCACAAAAAATGCATTGAGGCACAAAAAAGTGCAATGGATACTTTTTACCTGGACATGGTTCTTCCAGGACATG ATTCTCTATCTACTGCTGAACATCAAGAGTCTAAACAAGCAAAG ACTGATCCTGATAGCCCCCGCTGCTACCCTGAGGCAGTAGAATTGCCCATTTCTGAGTTTGCTGATTGGTTAGCATCTTCAAAAGAATGGACCTCTCCTCCATGCTCTCCAATTCGTTGGGACTCTCCACCATCCTCCCCTTTTGCATGGGAATCCGAAGCGGTTGAATTCATTCTGAAGCAAGAAATTGGTGTTTGA
- the LOC132164728 gene encoding probable magnesium transporter NIPA4 isoform X1 produces the protein MGFSEDNMKGVVLALLSSGFIGASFIIKKKGLRKAAATSGVRAGVGGYSYLVEPLWWLGMITMIVGEVANFVAYAFAPAVLVTPLGALSIIVSAVLAHFILKERLHKLGILGCVMCIAGSIIIVIHAPQEHAITSVQEIWSMATQPAFLLYVGSVIVLVFILVFHFAPRCGHTDVLVFTGICSLMGSLSVMSVKALGTSLKLTFEGKNQLIYSETWFFLLVVATCVITQMNYLNKALDTFNTAIVSPIYYVMFTTLTILASVIMFKDWDGQSGGTIMTEICGFIVVLSGTILLHSTKDFERSSSFRGSYGPVSPSLSTRLCSGNGELLKCNEEDVPPSEDICFRRQELY, from the exons ATGGGTTTTTCTGAAGACAATATGAAAGGCGTTGTCTTGGCTTTGCTGTCAAGTGGGTTCATAGGGGCAAGCTTCATCATCAAGAAGAAAGGCCTTAGAAAAGCAGCTGCAACTTCTGGTGTCAGAgctg GTGTTGGTGGTTACTCTTATCTCGTGGAGCCTCTATGGTGGCTGGGCATGATCACAA TGATTGTTGGAGAGGTTGCAAACTTTGTTGCCTATGCATTTGCCCCTGCAGTTCTTGTTACTCCTCTTGGCGCATTAAGTATTATTGTCAG TGCTGTTTTGGCTCACTTTATCTTGAAGGAGAGGTTACACAAGCTTGGTATTTTGGGCTGCGTGATGTGCATTGCAGGTTCTATCATAATTGTGATCCATGCACCACAGGAGCATGCTATTACTTCTGTTCAGGAAATATGGAGCATGGCAACTCAACCAG caTTTCTGCTTTATGTGGGCTCTGTAATTGTATTGGTTTTCATTTTGGTCTTCCATTTTGCACCACGATGCGGGCACACGGATGTGTTAGTTTTCACTGGCATCTGTTCTTTGATGGGTTCTCTCTCG GTGATGAGTGTTAAAGCCCTTGGAACTTCACTAAAATTAACTTTTGAGGGAAAGAATCAGTTAATCTACTCAGAGACGTGGTTTTTCCTGTTGGTTGTGGCTACATGTGTCATCACTCAGATGAATTATCTCAACAAG GCCCTTGACACATTCAACACTGCCATTGTGTCCCCTATATATTACGTGATGTTCACAACGCTTACGATCCTTGCCAGTGTCATAATGTTTAAG GACTGGGATGGCCAGAGTGGAGGTACCATAATGACAGAAATATGTGGCTTTATTGTTGTGCTCTCTGGGACCATCTTATTGCACTCAACCAAAGACTTTGAGAGAAGCTCCTCTTTTAGAG GTAGTTATGGTCCTGTATCCCCTTCATTGTCTACCCGACTTTGCAGCGGAAATGGGGAATTACTGAAGTGTAATGAGGAAGATGTACCACCTTCCGAGGATATCTGCTTCAGAAGACAAGAATTATATTAG
- the LOC132163679 gene encoding mitochondrial fission 1 protein A-like — protein sequence MSKSKVEAKIGSFFNSVSNFFSGGDQIPWCDNDVVVGCEREVAEAQKGSSDELLNECIMRLSWALVHSRRPEDVQRGIAMLEASLASNNSPLQTREKLYLLAIGYYRSGDYSRSMDLAEQCLMIAPDWRQAQTLKKAIEDRIKKDGVIGIGIAAAGVGLIAGGIAAALAKKK from the exons ATGTCCAAATCCAAAGTGGAAGCCAAGATCGGGAGCTTCTTCAATTCCGTCTCTAACTTCTTCTCCGGCGGCGACCAGATCCCCTGGTGCGACAACGACGTCGTCGTT GGCTGTGAGAGGGAGGTTGCTGAGGCCCAAAAAGGTTCTTCTGATGAGCTTTTGAACGAATGTATCATGCGTTTATCATGGGCTCTTGTTCACTCAAGACGACCAGAAGATGTACAACGTGGGATCGCAATGCTTGAAG CTTCTTTGGCCAGTAATAACAGCCCACTGCAAACGAGAGAGAAGCTATATCTTCTGGCCATTGGGTATTACAGAAGTGGTGATTATTCAAGAAGTATGGATCTCGCGGAGCAGTGTTTAATG ATCGCACCTGATTGGAGACAGGCACAGACCCTGAAGAAAGCAATTGAAGACCGGATCAAAAAAG ATGGTGTCATTGGTATAGGCATTGCTGCAGCTGGAGTTGGATTGATTGCTGGTGGGATTGCAGCAGCTCTGGCTAAGAAGAAGTGA
- the LOC132164728 gene encoding uncharacterized protein LOC132164728 isoform X2, whose product MVAGHDHNDCWRGCKLCCLCICPCSSCYSSWRIKYYCQCCFGSLYLEGEVTQAWYFGLRDVHCRFYHNCDPCTTGACYYFCSGNMEHGNSTSISALCGLCNCIGFHFGLPFCTTMRAHGCVSFHWHLFFDGFSLVVQVMSVKALGTSLKLTFEGKNQLIYSETWFFLLVVATCVITQMNYLNKALDTFNTAIVSPIYYVMFTTLTILASVIMFKDWDGQSGGTIMTEICGFIVVLSGTILLHSTKDFERSSSFRGSYGPVSPSLSTRLCSGNGELLKCNEEDVPPSEDICFRRQELY is encoded by the exons ATGGTGGCTGGGCATGATCACAA TGATTGTTGGAGAGGTTGCAAACTTTGTTGCCTATGCATTTGCCCCTGCAGTTCTTGTTACTCCTCTTGGCGCATTAAGTATTATTGTCAG TGCTGTTTTGGCTCACTTTATCTTGAAGGAGAGGTTACACAAGCTTGGTATTTTGGGCTGCGTGATGTGCATTGCAGGTTCTATCATAATTGTGATCCATGCACCACAGGAGCATGCTATTACTTCTGTTCAGGAAATATGGAGCATGGCAACTCAACCAG caTTTCTGCTTTATGTGGGCTCTGTAATTGTATTGGTTTTCATTTTGGTCTTCCATTTTGCACCACGATGCGGGCACACGGATGTGTTAGTTTTCACTGGCATCTGTTCTTTGATGGGTTCTCTCTCG TTGTGCAGGTGATGAGTGTTAAAGCCCTTGGAACTTCACTAAAATTAACTTTTGAGGGAAAGAATCAGTTAATCTACTCAGAGACGTGGTTTTTCCTGTTGGTTGTGGCTACATGTGTCATCACTCAGATGAATTATCTCAACAAG GCCCTTGACACATTCAACACTGCCATTGTGTCCCCTATATATTACGTGATGTTCACAACGCTTACGATCCTTGCCAGTGTCATAATGTTTAAG GACTGGGATGGCCAGAGTGGAGGTACCATAATGACAGAAATATGTGGCTTTATTGTTGTGCTCTCTGGGACCATCTTATTGCACTCAACCAAAGACTTTGAGAGAAGCTCCTCTTTTAGAG GTAGTTATGGTCCTGTATCCCCTTCATTGTCTACCCGACTTTGCAGCGGAAATGGGGAATTACTGAAGTGTAATGAGGAAGATGTACCACCTTCCGAGGATATCTGCTTCAGAAGACAAGAATTATATTAG
- the LOC132164800 gene encoding cytochrome P450 CYP94D108-like — MELNSSISSNPLLSLSLCFFIPLLYIFIFSFLSNKSQSSPSKTPCPQSYPIIGNLVGLLRNRHRFHDWVADMLSQTPSSTLQVRTFLDLSHGVCTANPTNVDHFLHSNFQNYIKGSRFHNVLSELLGDGIFNVDAPLWTLQRKIASHEFKTNSLKHFISDTVASEISTRLIPFLSAASDGENRVIDLQDVLQRFAFDNICHVAFGVNPACLVSDNMRQNTPSSDFAKAFDDVVEISSSRFLSPLPLLWKLKRFLNMGSEKRYKEAIEVISRYAMDIIRSKEQDQEGDQDLLSRFMISSLNMEFQDEEHKRKFLRDIVISFILAGRDTTSTALTWFFWLISGHPRCARLIHAELSAVALAPAKEPRIFSYDELKKLHYLHAALSESMRLFPPVPINSRLTVDDDVLPDGTHVGKGWFADYSAYAMGRMERVWGEDCREFRPERWLGDDGAFQPSDQNRFPVFHCGPRICLGKEMAYLQMKSVAAAVMNEFDVVAVDGGATAEKMMNPPYTLALLLKMRGGLPVKLIRRELHTW; from the coding sequence ATGGAGCTCAACAGTAGCATTTCCTCCAATCCCTTGCTTTCCTTATCCCTTTGTTTCTTCATCCCATTACTCTACATTTTCATCTTCAGCTTCCTTTCTAATAAGTCTCAATCATCTCCCTCCAAAACCCCATGCCCACAATCATACCCCATCATCGGAAACCTGGTGGGTCTCCTCCGCAACCGCCACCGCTTCCACGACTGGGTCGCCGACATGCTCTCCCAAACCCCATCATCCACTCTCCAAGTCCGCACCTTCCTCGACCTCTCCCATGGCGTCTGCACCGCCAACCCCACCAACGTCGATCACTTCCTCCACTCCAACTTCCAAAACTACATCAAAGGCTCTCGCTTCCACAACGTCCTCTCCGAGCTCCTCGGCGACGGCATCTTCAACGTCGACGCCCCTCTCTGGACTCTCCAGCGCAAGATCGCAAGCCACGAGTTCAAAACCAACTCCCTCAAACACTTCATCTCCGACACCGTCGCTTCCGAGATCTCGACCCGCCTCATTCCTTTCCTCTCCGCCGCCAGCGATGGCGAGAACAGAGTCATCGATCTTCAAGACGTGTTGCAGAGATTTGCCTTCGACAACATATGCCACGTTGCATTTGGCGTGAACCCCGCGTGCTTGGTCTCCGACAACATGCGCCAAAACACGCCGAGCTCCGACTTTGCCAAGGCTTTTGATGATGTCGTGGAGATTAGCTCATCAAGGTTTTTGTCGCCGCTTCCTCTGCTATGGAAGTTGAAAAGATTTCTCAACATGGGCTCGGAAAAAAGATACAAGGAAGCCATAGAAGTGATCAGCCGCTACGCCATGGATATCATTCGGTCCAAAGAACAAGATCAAGAAGGTGATCAAGATTTGTTGTCAAGATTCATGATCTCGAGCTTGAACATGGAGTTCCAAGAtgaagaacacaagagaaagtTCTTGAGAGACATAGTCATAAGCTTCATACTTGCTGGGAGAGACACAACGTCAACGGCCTTGACATGGTTCTTCTGGTTGATATCCGGGCATCCTCGGTGCGCGCGTTTGATACACGCGGAGTTATCGGCGGTGGCGTTGGCGCCGGCAAAAGAGCCGCGAATTTTCAGTTACGATGAGCTGAAGAAGCTCCATTACCTACATGCAGCTCTATCGGAGTCCATGCGGTTGTTCCCACCCGTACCGATCAATTCCAGATTGACGGTGGATGATGATGTTTTACCAGATGGGACTCACGTGGGGAAGGGGTGGTTTGCCGATTACTCGGCTTATGCGATGGGGAGGATGGAGAGGGTGTGGGGAGAGGATTGTAGGGAGTTTAGGCCGGAGAGGTGGTTGGGCGATGATGGGGCTTTTCAGCCGTCGGATCAGAATCGGTTCCCGGTGTTTCATTGTGGGCCCAGGATTTGTTTGGGGAAGGAGATGGCTTATTTGCAGATGAAGTCGGTGGCGGCGGCTGTGATGAATGAGTTTGATGTCGTGGCCGTTGATGGCGGTGCAACTGCAGAGAAGATGATGAACCCGCCTTACACACTAGCGCTACTACTTAAGATGAGGGGCGGATTGCCTGTTAAACTAATAAGGAGAGAGCTACACACGTGGTAG